In one window of Pseudorasbora parva isolate DD20220531a chromosome 7, ASM2467924v1, whole genome shotgun sequence DNA:
- the apoc4 gene encoding apolipoprotein C-IV, with the protein MSRLVLFVLAVTLQVCFTSCNPLPSPAPDDNGLLGRVQQVYRDTKTKVLNVGSTVTGFAGMYYEEHLKPVADSYMEWAKDSASSFWERMKSKMPTFRSTQDK; encoded by the exons ATGTCCAGATTGGTGCTCTTTGTTCTGGCCGTGACGTTGCAAG TATGCTTTACATCATGCAACCCATTGCCTTCTCCTGCTCCAGACGACAATGGACTTCTTGGAAGAGTACAGCAGGTGTACAG GGACACAAAGACTAAAGTTCTAAATGTTGGCAGCACAGTGACTGGTTTCGCTGGCATGTACTATGAGGAACATCTCAAACCTGTAGCTGACTCTTACATGGAGTGGGCCAAAGATAGTGCAAGTTCCTTCTGGGAGAGAATGAAAAGCAAAATGCCCACCTTCAGATCAACCCAAGATAAATAA
- the apoc1 gene encoding apolipoprotein C-I: MKLYLAAAVLMLVLAVQTEAQDEPTLEQRFATFQTQVKAIADDLTEKTKDTFEKLDKSEFATKTKSWFSEQFEKMKQTLSLS, from the exons ATGAAACTGTACCTGGCTGCTGCCGTGCTGATGCTTGTACTTGCTGTACAGACAG AGGCCCAGGATGAGCCCACACTGGAGCAGCGTTTTGCCACATTCCAGACCCAGGTGAAGGCGATTGCAGATGACCTGACAGAGAAGACCAAGGACACCTTTGAAAAGTTGGATAAGAGCGAGTTTGCCACTAAAACCAA GAGCTGGTTTAGTGAGCAGTTTGAGAAGATGAAGCAGACGCTGTCcctcagttaa